A portion of the Aricia agestis chromosome 1, ilAriAges1.1, whole genome shotgun sequence genome contains these proteins:
- the LOC121732009 gene encoding E3 ubiquitin-protein ligase lubel isoform X1, which yields MLKGRGRDPRLMPGTVGYPGSRAPLAKPDPDYEVVDFPSEQYVNAKLQPPPPPPPRPPTGHPLDAGASCGLCGGLGARVRCTECGRRALCASCDDMYHRHPKRRHHQRQALSMSQLREELPPLPPKATPPVPPPRRHKMSGDRSNPSPVPSTPELRRATLSPGVAVARLPQKAPITNTNHITNQPQMHVTSQQMSHMQPNTKMAAHLGSTPYLPGATNQHNAPMNPDSMRQFLTWGQQRGSHAGFNAPVNMVPPSHMDTWVYQENTQNWGRPMRRGTSVMELSANPTSCAGCSHCASSAWRYDSCSNLDHPWGPATPWGQNCCMPHTLNPRMHPHAHNYVPQTPQPYRRDHRAMSRAGSRAGSRAASPALSVRSRASRRTKHRTPSPSLPSSDADSESEADVRNQKSAPVKRSCETVPSQPIRPAENAADEDSLGPAPSPPTTNWQCEHCTFVNEPGVRVCAVCCRTPIATPKVVAADVNSGLKELHISEKSSDSRRQPTEKQSSNKRATKTHSTSPLREKQTPTERSPPPPAQIITVKSENLDRVRFPIRQDIAVGPSPPKELDRNRKNGVDKPATQKHSVSVGPSPPRDSPSSRTSQTPTKRVEVTHSRDVDTRPSSRSSRTSVSNTGTSPPPQNISTQTYEVPGNWERASSASRGRQRRRFRDDAQRERSHSRLSLSSDTRESERSAHTSGSRWDWPRDSSPNGDWSDNERKHSRLTRRASHLDVRKGLPSRRTSIFRSEAPSPEPLSNNRAISLEALAGTGSRREIERGLELVQLMEEAEKLGFSAAEVHAALAQNPAAPLAWLRERWPSLCAGVRAAAARLAPGATVSEIEARASLAKHRGAMWPAVTECVERARRKADVIGVSEEGRLRGQVWGPPVGIDDESVPPLNRDSRTRRLRAEDSSDEYAESINNLEDDDWMYLPFDIKNASNFTQSERVSEQSTKNNNNPEVSKKLKNILHQAGITNIDDQSLLKSLLTSNFFTSNDAQESRESTINQIQHQQNIVNLDQQENEFINAYNELAKLGLAVNLDKNNNYPHEQKSQTVTSTTLDQNNINRTQNENNSKKISDYEKPLELGTSTKHVSSTQNLDVKVDNTTISKIKKKSSKNLFDNTQTTSNSNIFTNSNSEKENIRIDPKSNDKLRDNSKKTSNGTLLTNQFEANVQEEKLNNLNEIFDNTQKLIQQMKNEINTDIRSISDKVESHDEGDYSSDNSSNLSEQESSYSNSPVETDVTSDEKEMTSSEEEFTDNMTKLQNSERKSSTDDNEEFEEAMDHLDTQIDYMKKSNIEILDSIAKSLKEEHTLSLEVNQKNINELATDMSPSKSETNLKLPDQTQLLNCNNFTDSSKKIISALGNVNPPTIIESKESEVNTMVVNNFSQKSTVNNVQPTTPNSHLRADKNPNWNKVNLKRNAFTAVSSFDEIYDEISSNKTPVSPVDIPTRRENRSNEIEAKVESRTVKAYAKHEIMFIEIKPQIPQKIFAHETIYPRIIATITDIKEEKPEKNSNDVPQDTESVISEINETTDSNKTIKQSNLANDRDEDYEKGASDEVLSSSGPIHLSKNPVHDTNKSKNSAFNRSNIPKLVRSLQRSKQNAVQKISKVITSKVPVRKTSLKQYSAPPPPKSHFGNVNNGNVKQLQTRLFDNKVSATVDEAKASTSTAITKKKQAPPPPVQNSLEPKTEETSVKEQKKPFFRETCRTEDEWSESDTDQNEELFEVQRNTDSPPPVPTPCQPVTIRQVSGQIIDLSKIRLPEGSPERQARMLLAEGAMENWDQAQLAVELISKGNNTPDALLAALECSDITSALVYLHQDCELCASKYPEHEMVSMFRCTHRCCRECARHYFTVQITERSIADCVCPYCKEPELENLPEDDWLDYFAHMDILLKSLLDVQLHELFQRKLRDRTLARDPNFRWCVECSSGFFVHPKQKKLRCPECKSVSCSQCRKPWTANHNGLTCEQYAAWLEDNDPERSIAAVQQHLKENGLECPRCRFKYSLSRGGCMHFTCTQCKYEFCYGCGKPFMMGAQCGLSDYCAKLGLHSHHPRNCLFYLRDKEPRELQTLLQMNNVTYETEAAEGSTGRCPIQLQRETPTGLIDTICGSEVAPNQAGLCKNHYLEYLSRLVRGRAVDPLPILGVDDLETVVRRAALRLPPRPYGSLEGLYKRSLIEIVREKIPLD from the exons ATGCTGAAAGGCCGCGGCCGAGATCCCCGGCTGATGCCAGGCACCGTGGGCTACCCCGGCTCGCGGGCGCCCCTGGCTAAACCCGACCCTGACTACGAAGTAGTTGACTTTCCCTCCGAGCAGTACGTCAACGCTAAACTGCAgccgccgcccccgcctccCCCGCGCCCGCCGACAG GTCACCCGCTGGACGCGGGCGCGTCGTGCGGTCTATGCGGCGGGCTGGGCGCGCGCGTGCGCTGCACCGAGTGCGGCCGCCGCGCGCTCTGCGCATCCTGCGACGACATGTACCACCGACACCCCAAGCGGCGCCATCATCAGCGACAG GCACTTTCAATGTCGCAGCTACGGGAGGAACTACCTCCGCTGCCACCGAAAGCAACGCCACCAGTGCCTCCGCCGCGAAGACATAAA ATGAGCGGCGACCGCTCCAACCCGAGCCCCGTGCCGTCGACGCCGGAGCTGCGGCGCGCCACGCTCAGCCCCGGCGTCGCAGTCGCAAGGCTCCCCCAGAAGGCGCCCATCACCAACACCAACCACATCACGAACCAACCACAGATGCACGTCACCAGCCAACAGATGTCGCACATGCAGCCTAACACCAAGATGGCCGCGCATCTGGGCAGCACGCCATATCTGCCAGGTGCAACCAATCAACATAATGCCCCGATGAATCCGGACAGCATGAGACAGTTCTTGACGTGGGGCCAACAGAGAGGATCTCACGCCGGTTTTAACGCCCCGGTCAATATG GTGCCACCGTCCCACATGGATACGTGGGTTTACCAGGAAAATACACAAAACTGGGGAAGACCGATGCGGCGGGGAACTTCGGTGATGGAATTGAGTGCGAACCCGACCAGCTGCGCCGGCTGCAGCCACTGCGCCTCCAGCGCCTGGAGATACGACAGCTGCTCCAACTTGGATCACCCGTGGGGGCCCGCGACCCCTTGGGGGCAGAACTGCTGTATGCCGCACACCCTCAATCCGAGGATGCACCCGCACGCTCATAACTACGTACCGCAGACCCCGCAGCCGTACAGAAGAG ACCACCGGGCGATGTCGCGAGCGGGGTCGCGGGCGGGGTCCCGCGCCGCGTCCCCCGCCCTCAGCGTGCGATCGCGGGCGTCGCGCCGGACCAAGCACCGCACGCCCTCGCCCTCCCTGCCGTCCAGCGACGCCGACTCCGAGAGCGAGGCCGACGTCCGAAACCAAAAGAGTGCCCCCGTGAAGCGCAGCTGCGAGACCGTGCCGAGCCAGCCGATTCGACCCGCCGAAAACGCGGCCGACGAGGACTCGCTGGGCCCGGCGCCGTCTCCTCCGACTACCAATTGGCAGTGCGAGCACTGCACGTTCGTCAACGAGCCGGGCGTCAGGGTCTGCGCGGTCTGTTGCCGAACGCCCATAGCGACGCCGAAAGTCGTCGCGGCGGACGTCAACAGTGGGCTTAAGGAGCTGCACATCTCCGAAAAATCCTCGGATTCTCGGCGGCAGCCGACCGAAAAGCAGAGCTCAAATAAACGAGCTACGAAAACCCACTCTACATCTCCGCTACGCGAGAAGCAAACGCCGACCGAGCGGTCCCCTCCGCCTCCTGCGCAAATAATAACTGTTAAAAGCGAAAATTTGGATCGCGTCCGGTTCCCGATACGTCAAGATATAGCTGTCGGACCTTCTCCGCCTAAAGAATTGGACAGAAACCGTAAAAACGGAGTCGACAAACCCGCAACCCAAAAGCACAGCGTCTCCGTCGGGCCATCGCCTCCGCGCGATAGTCCGTCAAGCAGGACGTCACAAACGCCTACGAAAAGAGTGGAAGTGACACACTCGCGTGACGTGGACACTCGGCCCTCGTCCAGATCTAGTCGCACATCCGTTTCCAACACCGGTACCTCGCCGCCCCCACAGAATATTTCAACCCAG accTACGAAGTGCCTGGCAATTGGGAGCGAGCGTCATCGGCGTCGCGCGGCCGGCAACGTCGTCGTTTCCGCGACGACGCGCAACGCGAGCGGTCGCACAGTCGGCTCTCTCTTTCCAGCGACACACGA gaaaGCGAAAGAAGTGCTCACACAAGTGGAAGTAGATGGGATTGGCCCCGCGACAGTAGCCCCAACGGGGACTGGAGTGACAACGAAAGGAAGCATTCCCGTCTGACTAGACGAGCCTCACACCTGGACGTAAGGAAGGGTCTTCCGTCTCGTCGCACTAGCATATTTAGATCTGAG GCACCCTCTCCAGAGCCGTTGTCAAACAATCGGGCAATTTCATTAGAGGCGCTGGCTGGGACCGGATCGAGAAGAGAAATCGAAAGGGGTTTAGAATTAGTACAACTCATGGAGGAAGCAGAAAAATTGGGTTTTAGTGCAGCCGAAGTTCACGCAGCCCTCGCTCAAAATCCAGCCGCACCCCTCGCCTGGCTCAGAGAGAGATGGCCGAGTCTCTGTGCGGGAgtacgcgccgccgccgctagACTCGCACCGGGAGCTACTGTGTCAGAGATAGAAGCTAGGGCGTCCCTGGCAAAACACAGAGGTGCAATGTGGCCGGCAGTCACTGAGTGTGTGGAAAGAGCTCGCCGCAAg GCAGACGTAATTGGCGTCAGTGAGGAGGGTCGTTTGAGGGGTCAAGTTTGGGGTCCCCCGGTCGGTATCGACGACGAGTCGGTACCCCCTCTTAATCGAGACAGCCGAACGCGCCGCCTTCGCG CAGAAGACAGTTCAGATGAATATGCAGAATCTATAAATAATCTCGAGGATGACGATTGGATGTATTTGCCGTTTgatattaaaaatgcatcgaACTTTACTCAGTCGGAGAGAGTTAGCGAACAGTCaactaaaaataacaataacccAGAGGtttctaagaaattaaaaaacattttacatcAAGCGGGTATTACAAACATTGATGACCAATCATTACTCAAAAGTTTATTAACGAGTAATTTTTTCACATCAAATGATGCACAAGAGAGTCGCGAAAGTACAATAAATCAGATTCAGCATCAACAAAATATAGTAAACCTCGACCAGcaagaaaatgaatttattaatgCCTATAATGAATTAGCCAAATTAGGTCTAGCGGTAAATTTAGACAAAAATAACAACTATCCTCATGAACAAAAATCACAAACAGTGACCAGTACAACACTGGACCAGAACAACATAAATAGGACTCAAAATGAGAATAAttctaagaaaatatctgacTATGAAAAGCCGTTAGAACTTGGAACATCTACTAAGCATGTAAGTAGTACACAAAATTTAGATGTAAAAGTAGACAACACAAcaattagtaaaattaaaaagaaatcaaGCAAAAATTTATTCGATAATACACAGACGACAAGTAATTCGAACATATTTACTAACTCCAAttctgaaaaagaaaatattagaatAGACCCAAAATCGAATGACAAATTACGCGATAATTCCAAAAAGACTTCCAATGGAACTTTGTTAACCAATCAATTTGAAGCTAATGTACAAgaagaaaaattaaataatcttaacgaaatatttgataatacTCAAAAATTGATTCAGCAAATGAAAAATGAAATCAATACAGATATCAGGTCTATAAGTGACAAAGTAGAGTCACATGATGAAGGAGACTATAGTTCTGATAACTCTTCAAATTTGTCGGAACAAGAATCGAGTTATTCAAACTCACCAGTAGAAACAGATGTAACATCAGATGAAAAAGAAATGACTAGTAGTGAAGAAGAGTTTACTGATAATATGACAAAGTTGCAAAACTCGGAAAGAAAATCAAGTACTGATGATAATGAAGAATTTGAAGAAGCAATGGACCATTTAGATACTCAAATAGATTACatgaaaaaatcaaatatagAAATATTAGACTCGATAGCCAAAAGTTTAAAAGAAGAACACACTTTAAGCTTAGAGGTTAATCAAAAGAATATAAATGAACTGGCGACGGACATGTCACCATCAAAATCAGAAACAAATCTAAAGTTACCCGATCAAACGCAATTGTTAAATTGTAATAACTTTACAGAttctagtaaaaaaataatatcagcaCTAGGTAATGTAAATCCACCGACAATCATTGAGAGTAAAGAAAGTGAAGTGAATACCATGGTCGTAAataacttttctcaaaaatcaacagTAAATAACGTCCAACCTACGACGCCCAACTCCCATTTAAGAGCAGATAAAAATCCCAATTGGAATAAAGTAAATTTGAAGAGGAACGCATTTACTGCAGTTAGCTCATTTGATGAAATTTACGATGAAATCAGCAGTAACAAAACTCCCGTTTCCCCAGTTGATATACCAACGCGTAGAGAGAACCGTTCAAACGAAATAGAAGCCAAAGTTGAATCTCGTACAGTAAAGGCTTATGCCAAACatgaaataatgtttattgaaataaaacctcAAATACCTCAGAAAATCTTCGCACACGAAACAATATATCCACGTATCATAGCCACAATAACAGATATAAAAGAAGAGAAACCTGAGAAAAATAGTAATGACGTTCCGCAAGATACAGAAAGTGTTATATCGGAAATAAATGAGACTACCGactcaaataaaacaataaaacaatctAATCTCGCAAATGACCGCGATGAAGATTATGAAAAAGGCGCAAGTGACGAAGTACTAAGTAGCAGTGGTCCAATCCATTTATCAAAAAATCCTGTGCATGATACGAATAAATCGAAAAATTCTGCTTTTAATAGATCCAACATACCTAAACTAGTCAGGTCTTTACAGAGAAGTAAACAAAATGCTGTTCAAAAAATATCTAAAGTAATAACTTCAAAAGTTCCAGTTAGAAAAACTTCCTTGAAACAATATTCCGCACCACCTCCTCCAAAAAGTCACTTCGGTAATGTTAATAATGGAAATGTCAAACAGTTGCAAACTcgtttatttgataataaagTTTCTGCAACCGTCGATGAAGCAAAAGCTTCTACATCTACTGCTATAACGAAGAAAAAACAGGCACCACCTCCACCAGTACAGAATTCGCTTGAGCCAAAAACAGAAGAAACCTCAGTGAAAGAGCAAAAGAAACCTTTTTTCCGAGAAACCTGCAGAACTGAAGACGAATGGTCAGAAAGTGATACAGATCAGAATGAGGAGTTGTTTGAAGTGCAACGGAACACAGACTCTCCACCACCCGTACCCACCCCATGCCAGCCCGTGACAATTCGACAAGTATCAGGTCAAATTATTGATTTATCAAAAATCAGATTACCAGAAGGATCCCCTGAG AGACAAGCGCGTATGTTATTAGCTGAAGGAGCGATGGAAAACTGGGACCAAGCTCAATTAGCCGTTGAACTTATATCGAAAGGAAATAACACACCTGATGCACTTTTAGCTGCGTTGGAGTGCTCTGATATTACATCGGCTCTTGTTTATTTACACCAAGATTGCGAACTGTGCGCCTCCAAATATCCTGAACATGAG ATGGTGTCCATGTTTCGTTGCACGCATAGATGTTGTCGGGAATGTGCCCGACACTATTTCACAGTTCAAATTACCGAACGCAGTATTGCAGATTGCGTTTGCCCATATTGTAAAGAACCAGAGCTAGAAAACCTCCCAGAAGACGATTGGCTCGATTACTTTGCGCATATGGATATACTGTTGAAATCCTTGCTAGATGTTCAACTACATGAGCTGTTTCAAAGAAAG CTTCGTGATCGAACTCTGGCTAGAGACCCCAACTTCCGGTGGTGCGTGGAATGCTCGTCGGGATTCTTTGTGCACCCTAAACAGAAAAAGCTTCGCTGTCCGGAGTGCAAGTCCGTCAGCTGTTCGCAGTGTAGGAAACCG TGGACCGCTAATCACAATGGGTTGACTTGTGAGCAATACGCGGCTTGGCTAGAAGATAACGACCCGGAGAGGTCGATTGCTGCTGTACAGCaacatttaaaagaaaatgGGCTCGAATGCCCGCGATGCcgttttaaatattctttatcgAG GGGTGGCTGCATGCACTTCACTTGCACCCAATGTAAATACGAGTTCTGTTACGGCTGCGGCAAGCCGTTCATGATGGGAGCTCAGTGCGGCCTCAGCGACTACTGCGCCAAGTTGGGCCTCCACTCACACCATCCTCGAAACTGCTTGTTTTACTTGCGCGACAAGGAACCTCGAGAATTACAAACGTTATTACAG ATGAACAACGTGACATATGAGACTGAAGCGGCAGAGGGCAGCACCGGAAGATGTCCCATTCAGCTCCAGCGGGAGACACCAACGGGGCTGATAGACACCATCTGTGGAAGCGAGGTCGCCCCGAACCAAGCCGGACTGTgcaa